In the genome of Cronobacter malonaticus LMG 23826, one region contains:
- the gloB gene encoding hydroxyacylglutathione hydrolase, whose translation MNLNSIPAFEDNYIWVLNDDEGKCLLVDPGEAEPVFRALEENQWQPVAILLTHHHHDHTGGVQALVARFPDIVVYGPEETRSKGAQVIVNDGEKFNVLGCEFLAFSTPGHTLGHFSYFSFPYLFCGDTMFSAGCGRLFEGTPAQMYHSFQKINALPENTLICCAHEYTLSNLKFLVAILPDDPVLTQYYREVNELRAKNQKTLPSILKNERQINLYLRLEDDDLIDKINPDLRLSTPEERFAWLRSKKDNF comes from the coding sequence ATGAATCTTAACAGTATTCCCGCTTTCGAGGATAACTACATCTGGGTGTTGAATGATGATGAAGGAAAATGCCTGCTTGTCGACCCGGGCGAGGCAGAACCCGTTTTTCGCGCCCTTGAGGAAAACCAGTGGCAGCCGGTGGCTATCCTGCTTACGCATCACCATCACGACCATACGGGCGGCGTACAAGCGTTAGTGGCGCGTTTCCCGGATATCGTCGTATACGGGCCGGAAGAAACCCGCAGCAAAGGCGCGCAGGTTATAGTCAACGATGGCGAGAAGTTCAACGTTCTGGGTTGTGAATTCCTTGCGTTCTCTACGCCAGGTCACACTTTAGGACATTTCTCATATTTCAGTTTCCCTTATCTTTTCTGCGGCGACACGATGTTTTCCGCAGGCTGTGGACGCCTCTTTGAAGGCACGCCCGCGCAGATGTATCACTCCTTTCAGAAAATAAACGCGCTGCCTGAAAATACCCTTATTTGCTGCGCCCATGAGTACACATTAAGCAATCTTAAGTTTTTAGTGGCTATTTTGCCGGACGATCCGGTTTTAACCCAATATTATCGAGAAGTTAATGAGTTACGTGCGAAAAATCAAAAAACACTCCCCTCAATTCTTAAAAATGAGCGCCAAATAAATCTTTACCTCCGTCTGGAAGACGATGATTTAATTGATAAAATTAATCCAGATCTGCGGTTGTCAACTCCTGAGGAGAGATTTGCATGGTTAAGGTCAAAGAAAGATAACTTCTAG
- the mltD gene encoding murein transglycosylase D, with amino-acid sequence MKAKAILLASVLLVGCQASQHDGGVQQHAQSLSAAGQGEAGKFAGRAASARWMDDGTFLAQDQDLWTFIGDELKMGIPENDRIREQKLKYLSNKSYLHDVTLRAEPYMYWIAGQIKKRNMPMELVLLPIVESAFNPHATSGANAAGIWQIVPSTGRNYGLKQTRNYDARRDVVASTTAALNMMQRLNRMFDGDWLLTVAAYNSGEGRVLKAMKANKARGKPTDFWSLSLPQETKIYVPKMLALSDILKNSKRYGVRLPTTDESRALARVKVNNPVEMEQLAEMAGISVNKLKTFNAGVKGSTLGVSGPQYVMVPQKHAQQLRTSLAAGEIAAVQPTMVADNSLSARTYKVRSGDTLSAIAARMNVSTKDLQRWNNLRGAKLKPGQTLSVGTVSGAGELASNNDSITYKVRKGDSLASIAKRHGVNIKDVLRWNSDTDNLQPGDQITLFVKNSSTPDS; translated from the coding sequence ATGAAGGCAAAAGCGATCTTACTCGCCTCTGTCCTGCTTGTGGGGTGCCAGGCGTCTCAACATGACGGCGGCGTTCAACAGCATGCACAGAGCCTTTCTGCGGCTGGTCAAGGGGAAGCAGGAAAGTTCGCTGGTCGAGCGGCTTCTGCGCGTTGGATGGATGATGGAACATTCCTCGCGCAAGATCAGGACCTGTGGACTTTCATTGGCGACGAGCTAAAGATGGGGATTCCGGAAAATGACCGGATCCGCGAACAAAAACTGAAGTACTTGAGTAATAAGAGCTATCTCCACGATGTAACTTTACGGGCAGAGCCGTATATGTACTGGATAGCCGGGCAGATTAAAAAACGTAATATGCCAATGGAACTGGTACTACTACCCATAGTGGAGAGCGCTTTTAACCCCCACGCGACATCTGGCGCGAATGCCGCAGGCATCTGGCAGATTGTCCCGAGCACGGGGCGGAATTATGGTTTAAAACAGACCCGAAATTACGACGCGCGTCGTGACGTGGTGGCCTCAACCACTGCCGCACTGAACATGATGCAGCGTCTGAACCGGATGTTTGACGGCGACTGGTTACTGACTGTCGCGGCTTACAACAGCGGTGAAGGTCGTGTATTGAAGGCAATGAAAGCGAATAAAGCACGTGGCAAACCCACGGATTTTTGGTCGCTCTCACTGCCACAGGAAACCAAAATTTACGTGCCGAAAATGCTGGCGTTGAGTGACATACTCAAAAACAGCAAGCGGTATGGGGTGCGTTTACCGACAACGGATGAGAGCCGCGCGCTGGCACGCGTGAAGGTGAATAATCCGGTGGAAATGGAACAACTGGCGGAAATGGCCGGGATTTCAGTGAACAAACTGAAAACCTTCAACGCCGGCGTTAAGGGCTCTACCCTCGGCGTGAGCGGGCCGCAGTACGTGATGGTTCCACAGAAACATGCGCAGCAGTTGCGTACGTCTCTGGCCGCCGGTGAAATCGCTGCCGTTCAACCGACTATGGTTGCGGATAATTCACTGTCTGCGCGGACGTATAAAGTCCGTTCTGGCGATACGCTTTCCGCGATTGCCGCACGGATGAACGTCAGCACTAAAGATTTGCAGCGCTGGAACAATCTGCGCGGAGCGAAGCTGAAACCAGGCCAGACGCTCTCTGTCGGTACGGTCAGCGGCGCAGGTGAACTGGCGAGCAATAACGACAGCATCACCTATAAAGTGCGCAAGGGCGATTCGCTCGCAAGCATTGCTAAGCGTCACGGCGTTAACATTAAGGATGTGTTGCGCTGGAACAGCGATACGGACAATCTGCAACCGGGCGATCAAATCACCCTGTTTGTGAAGAACAGTTCGACGCCAGATTCCTGA
- a CDS encoding class I SAM-dependent methyltransferase — MATHSHHDNVDKQFGSQAKAYLTSQVHATGRDLTHLRERLAAFPQARLLDLGCGAGHASFTAAEQVREVVAYDLSSSMLMVVEEAARERGLTHLSTCQGYAESLPFEAESFDIVISRYSAHHWHDVGLALREVKRVLKPGGFMIMMDILSPGHPVLDIWLQTIEALRDTSHVRNYASGEWLQMFNQAGLITRDVRTDRLKLEFGSWIARMRTPDALSQAIRVYQQSASAEVQRYFALQEDGSFTSDTIIIEASKAA; from the coding sequence ATGGCAACACACTCTCATCACGACAACGTTGACAAGCAGTTTGGTTCTCAGGCAAAGGCTTATTTAACCAGCCAGGTGCACGCAACAGGGCGCGATCTCACTCATCTGCGCGAGAGACTGGCGGCATTTCCGCAGGCGCGCCTGCTCGATCTCGGGTGTGGAGCTGGGCATGCCAGCTTTACGGCCGCGGAACAGGTACGCGAAGTGGTAGCGTACGACTTGTCTTCTTCCATGCTCATGGTCGTAGAAGAGGCGGCGCGTGAACGCGGGCTTACGCATCTGTCGACCTGTCAGGGGTATGCCGAATCGCTGCCTTTTGAGGCCGAGAGTTTCGATATTGTCATCAGCCGCTATTCGGCGCACCACTGGCACGATGTTGGGCTGGCGTTGCGTGAGGTGAAACGCGTGCTGAAGCCCGGCGGCTTCATGATCATGATGGATATTCTCTCGCCCGGTCATCCGGTGCTGGATATCTGGCTGCAAACGATCGAAGCGCTGCGTGATACGTCGCATGTTCGTAACTATGCCAGCGGCGAGTGGTTGCAGATGTTCAATCAGGCAGGGCTTATCACGCGTGATGTGCGTACCGACAGGCTGAAGCTGGAGTTTGGCAGCTGGATTGCGCGTATGCGCACGCCCGACGCGCTGTCGCAGGCTATTCGGGTTTATCAGCAAAGTGCGTCAGCGGAAGTGCAACGCTATTTCGCGCTTCAGGAAGACGGCTCTTTTACCAGCGATACGATTATCATTGAGGCGAGTAAAGCGGCGTAA
- a CDS encoding endonuclease/exonuclease/phosphatase family protein, whose amino-acid sequence MRKNTYAMRYVAGQPAERILAPGSFASIGKALPAGAPLPGDGSLRVLVWNIFKQQRAEWLSVLQNFGKEAHLVLLQEAQTTPELVRFATSNYLAADQVPAFVLPQHPSGVMTLSAAHPVYCCPLREREPILRLSKSALVTVYPLPDGRLLMVVNIHAVNFSLGVDVYSKQLGPIGDQIGHHSGPVIMAGDFNAWSRPRMNALYRFAREMSLREVRFTDDQRRRAFGRPLDFVFYRGLAVQEASVLVTRASDHNPLLVEFSPGKPEQK is encoded by the coding sequence GTGCGAAAAAATACTTATGCCATGCGCTATGTCGCCGGTCAGCCAGCAGAACGTATTCTGGCGCCAGGATCGTTTGCGAGTATAGGAAAGGCATTACCCGCCGGCGCTCCCTTGCCCGGAGACGGTTCGCTTCGGGTGCTGGTCTGGAATATCTTTAAACAGCAGCGCGCTGAATGGCTTTCTGTCCTGCAAAATTTCGGTAAAGAGGCGCATCTGGTCTTATTGCAGGAGGCGCAGACGACGCCTGAGCTTGTGCGCTTTGCGACGTCCAACTATCTGGCGGCCGATCAGGTCCCGGCTTTTGTACTGCCGCAGCACCCGTCAGGTGTGATGACGCTCTCCGCTGCCCATCCGGTTTATTGTTGCCCGCTTCGCGAGCGTGAGCCTATCCTGCGTCTCTCTAAATCGGCGCTGGTCACCGTCTACCCGCTCCCTGATGGCCGTTTGTTGATGGTCGTAAACATTCACGCCGTCAATTTTAGCCTTGGCGTGGATGTCTACAGTAAACAACTCGGGCCTATTGGCGATCAGATAGGCCATCACAGCGGTCCGGTGATCATGGCTGGTGATTTCAACGCCTGGAGCCGCCCGAGGATGAATGCGCTTTACCGCTTCGCGCGTGAAATGTCGCTGCGTGAAGTCCGTTTTACTGATGACCAGCGCCGCCGCGCGTTCGGTCGCCCGCTCGATTTCGTGTTCTATCGCGGCCTTGCCGTACAGGAAGCTTCTGTCCTGGTGACGCGCGCCTCCGATCACAACCCGCTACTCGTCGAATTCAGTCCCGGCAAACCTGAGCAGAAGTAA
- the yafC gene encoding DNA-binding transcriptional regulator YafC — MKASSDELIIFVAVVESGSFSRAAEQLNLANSAVSRAVKKLEMKLGVSLLNRTTRQLSLTEEGERYFRRIQQVLQEMAAAETELMESRQTPRGLLRIDAATPVILHLLMPMIKPFRERYPDVTLSLVSSETFINLIERKVDVAIRAGTLTDSSLRARPLFTSYRKIVAAPDYLERYGVPATICDLKDHVCLGFTEPVSLNTWPVACEDGQLLETTPGMTSNSGETLKQLCLTGNGIACLSDFMIDKEIEQGELVELLAEYRLPVEMPFSAVYYSDRAVSTRIRTFIDFLSEWIKK; from the coding sequence ATGAAAGCTTCTTCTGATGAACTGATTATTTTTGTCGCCGTGGTGGAAAGCGGGAGTTTTAGCCGGGCGGCAGAGCAGCTCAACCTCGCGAATTCAGCGGTCAGTCGCGCAGTAAAGAAGCTTGAGATGAAACTTGGCGTCAGTTTACTGAACCGCACGACGCGCCAGCTGAGTCTGACAGAGGAAGGCGAGCGATATTTTCGCCGCATCCAGCAGGTGTTACAGGAGATGGCGGCAGCTGAAACCGAGCTGATGGAGAGCCGTCAGACGCCGCGCGGCCTGTTACGGATAGACGCGGCAACGCCTGTGATTCTGCATTTGCTGATGCCTATGATTAAGCCCTTTCGGGAGCGCTACCCAGACGTCACGCTCTCGCTGGTCTCTTCGGAAACCTTTATAAACCTCATTGAGCGCAAGGTAGACGTGGCCATCCGCGCAGGTACGCTGACGGATTCCAGCCTGCGTGCAAGGCCGCTTTTTACCAGTTACCGGAAAATCGTGGCCGCACCAGATTACCTTGAGCGTTATGGGGTGCCCGCGACGATATGCGATCTTAAAGATCATGTCTGTCTGGGCTTTACCGAGCCCGTTTCCCTCAACACCTGGCCTGTCGCCTGTGAAGATGGTCAGTTACTGGAAACTACGCCGGGAATGACCTCGAACAGCGGCGAAACGCTCAAGCAACTGTGCCTCACCGGTAATGGGATCGCGTGCTTGTCTGACTTTATGATCGATAAAGAGATTGAACAGGGAGAACTGGTCGAGCTACTGGCGGAGTATCGGCTGCCGGTAGAAATGCCCTTCAGCGCGGTTTATTACAGCGATCGTGCCGTTAGTACACGCATCAGAACCTTTATTGATTTTCTGAGTGAATGGATAAAAAAATAG
- the dkgB gene encoding 2,5-didehydrogluconate reductase DkgB, producing the protein MTVPAFGLGTFRLKDDVVIASIKDALELGYRAIDTAQIYDNEAAVGQAIKESGVARDELYITTKIWTENLRKDRLIVSLKESLQKLRTDYVDLTLIHWPSPGGTVSVKESLEALLEAKAQGLTREIGISNFTIALMQQAIDAVGVDNIATNQIELSPYLQNCKVVEWAQARGIHITSYMTLAYGNALKDETIIRIAQKHNATPAQVILSWAMALGYSVIPSSTKRQNLKSNLGALTLTLDADDMKAIAALERNERLVSPDGLAPDWD; encoded by the coding sequence ATGACAGTTCCTGCATTCGGTTTAGGTACATTCCGTCTTAAAGACGACGTTGTCATCGCATCGATAAAAGATGCTCTTGAATTGGGCTATCGCGCCATCGACACCGCACAGATTTATGATAACGAAGCGGCGGTGGGGCAGGCGATTAAAGAAAGCGGCGTCGCACGCGATGAGCTATATATCACCACCAAAATTTGGACCGAGAATCTGCGCAAAGATCGCCTGATCGTAAGTCTGAAAGAAAGCCTACAGAAATTGAGGACAGATTACGTCGATCTCACGCTGATTCACTGGCCTTCACCAGGAGGTACCGTCAGCGTTAAAGAATCCCTCGAGGCGCTGCTTGAAGCCAAAGCACAGGGCCTGACGCGTGAGATTGGTATCTCTAACTTTACGATTGCGCTGATGCAGCAGGCTATCGATGCCGTTGGCGTCGATAATATCGCGACCAACCAGATTGAGCTGTCGCCTTATCTGCAAAATTGTAAGGTTGTTGAATGGGCGCAGGCGCGCGGAATTCACATCACTTCCTATATGACGCTTGCCTATGGCAATGCGCTTAAGGATGAAACGATTATCAGAATCGCACAGAAGCATAATGCCACGCCTGCGCAGGTCATCCTCAGTTGGGCGATGGCACTGGGCTATTCAGTGATCCCTTCTTCAACGAAGCGCCAGAATTTAAAAAGTAATCTGGGCGCTTTAACGTTGACGCTGGATGCTGATGATATGAAGGCCATCGCTGCGCTGGAGCGCAACGAGCGCCTGGTAAGTCCCGATGGGCTGGCACCAGACTGGGATTGA
- the gmhB gene encoding D-glycero-beta-D-manno-heptose 1,7-bisphosphate 7-phosphatase has protein sequence MAKSVPAIFLDRDGTINIDHGYVSEIDRFEFIDGVIDAMRELKAMGFALVLVTNQSGIARGKFTEAQFEQLTEWMDWSLADRGVDLDGIYYCPHHPEGAVEEFRQNCDCRKPQPGMLISARDFLHIDMGASYMVGDKLEDMQAGAAAGVGTKVLVRTGKPVTSEAEAAADWVLNSLAALPEAIKKR, from the coding sequence GTGGCTAAATCTGTACCGGCAATTTTTCTCGACCGCGACGGCACTATTAATATCGATCACGGTTATGTCTCTGAGATTGACCGCTTCGAGTTTATTGATGGCGTTATCGATGCGATGCGCGAACTTAAAGCGATGGGCTTTGCGCTGGTGCTGGTGACCAATCAGTCCGGCATCGCGCGGGGTAAGTTTACCGAGGCGCAGTTTGAGCAACTGACCGAATGGATGGACTGGTCGCTGGCTGACCGCGGCGTCGACCTCGACGGCATCTATTACTGTCCGCACCACCCGGAAGGGGCAGTGGAGGAGTTTCGCCAGAACTGTGACTGCCGCAAGCCGCAGCCGGGCATGTTAATCTCCGCGCGCGATTTTCTGCACATCGATATGGGCGCTTCTTATATGGTGGGCGATAAATTAGAAGATATGCAGGCGGGCGCCGCTGCGGGTGTTGGTACAAAAGTGCTGGTGCGAACCGGCAAACCTGTGACGTCAGAAGCAGAAGCGGCCGCCGATTGGGTGTTAAATAGCCTCGCTGCATTGCCGGAAGCTATCAAAAAGCGCTAA
- the metN gene encoding methionine ABC transporter ATP-binding protein MetN, whose protein sequence is MIKLSNITKVFQQGNRTIQALNNVSLHVPAGQIYGVIGASGAGKSTLIRCVNLLERPTQGSVLVGGQELTALSESELTKARRQIGMIFQHFNLLASRTVFGNIALPLELDNTPRDEIKRRVTELLDLVGLSEKQDAYPANLSGGQKQRVAIARALASNPKVLLCDEATSALDPATTRSILELLKDINRRLGLTILLITHEMDVVKRICDCVAVISNGELIEQDSVSEVFSHPKTPLAQQFIQSTLHLDIPEDYALRLNSQSDDNRVPLLRLEFTGQSVDAPLLSETARRYNVNNNIISAQMDYAGGVKFGIMLTEMHGTQEETQAAIAYLQQHHVKVEVLGYV, encoded by the coding sequence ATGATCAAACTGTCGAATATCACCAAAGTGTTCCAGCAGGGAAACCGCACCATTCAGGCGCTAAATAATGTCAGCCTGCATGTCCCGGCCGGACAGATTTATGGCGTGATTGGCGCCTCGGGCGCCGGTAAAAGTACGCTCATCCGCTGCGTTAACCTGCTTGAGCGCCCCACCCAGGGCAGCGTGCTGGTTGGCGGTCAGGAGCTGACCGCGCTTTCTGAATCAGAGCTGACCAAAGCCCGTCGCCAGATTGGCATGATTTTCCAGCATTTTAATCTGCTGGCCTCACGTACCGTTTTTGGTAACATCGCCCTCCCGCTGGAGCTGGATAACACGCCGCGTGACGAAATCAAACGCCGCGTGACTGAACTACTGGACCTGGTTGGCCTGAGCGAAAAGCAGGACGCCTACCCTGCAAACCTCTCTGGCGGTCAGAAGCAGCGCGTGGCGATCGCTCGTGCGCTTGCCAGCAACCCGAAAGTGCTGCTGTGCGATGAAGCCACCAGCGCGCTCGACCCTGCCACCACCCGCTCGATTCTGGAATTGTTAAAAGACATCAACCGTCGCCTGGGCCTGACTATTCTGCTCATCACGCATGAAATGGATGTCGTGAAGCGTATCTGTGACTGCGTTGCGGTGATCAGTAACGGCGAGCTTATCGAACAGGACAGCGTCAGCGAAGTGTTCTCGCATCCGAAAACGCCGCTGGCCCAGCAGTTTATTCAGTCCACGCTGCATCTGGATATCCCGGAAGATTACGCCCTGCGTCTTAACTCGCAATCTGATGATAACCGCGTACCGCTGCTGCGCCTTGAATTCACCGGCCAGTCGGTTGACGCGCCGCTCCTCTCCGAGACCGCACGCCGTTATAACGTGAACAACAACATTATCAGCGCGCAGATGGATTACGCCGGCGGCGTGAAGTTCGGCATCATGCTTACGGAAATGCACGGCACACAGGAAGAAACGCAAGCGGCCATCGCTTACCTGCAACAACATCATGTAAAAGTAGAGGTTCTGGGTTATGTCTGA
- a CDS encoding methionine ABC transporter permease MetI: MSEAMMWLLVRGIWETLAMTFVSGFFGFVIGLPVGVLLYVTRPGQIIENAKLYRILSALVNIFRSIPFIILLVWMIPFTRAIVGTSIGLQAAIVPLTVGAAPFIARMVENALLEIPSGLIEASRAMGATPMQIVRKVLLPEALPGLVNAATITLITLVGYSAMGGAVGAGGLGQIGYQYGYIGYNATVMNTVLVLLVVLVYLIQFSGDRIVRAVTHK, translated from the coding sequence ATGTCTGAAGCAATGATGTGGTTACTGGTGCGCGGCATCTGGGAAACGCTGGCGATGACTTTTGTTTCCGGCTTTTTTGGTTTTGTTATTGGCCTGCCGGTTGGCGTGCTGCTGTACGTAACGCGTCCGGGACAGATTATCGAAAATGCGAAGCTCTATCGCATTCTCTCCGCGCTGGTGAATATCTTCCGTTCCATTCCTTTTATTATCTTACTGGTATGGATGATCCCGTTTACCCGCGCCATCGTCGGCACTTCCATTGGCCTGCAGGCCGCTATCGTGCCGCTGACCGTCGGTGCCGCGCCGTTTATCGCGCGTATGGTGGAAAACGCCCTGCTGGAGATCCCGTCGGGTCTTATTGAAGCTTCACGCGCGATGGGCGCTACGCCGATGCAGATCGTTCGCAAGGTGCTGCTGCCTGAAGCCCTGCCGGGCCTGGTGAACGCCGCTACAATCACGCTGATTACGCTTGTCGGCTATTCCGCTATGGGCGGCGCGGTCGGCGCAGGCGGTCTGGGCCAGATCGGTTATCAGTACGGTTACATCGGCTATAACGCGACCGTGATGAATACCGTATTAGTGTTACTGGTCGTACTGGTGTATTTAATTCAGTTCTCAGGCGATCGTATCGTCCGGGCTGTCACTCACAAGTAA
- a CDS encoding MetQ/NlpA family lipoprotein, with translation MSFKFKTFAAVGALLGTLALAGCGQEEKDPNHIKVGVIVGAEQQVAEVAKKVAKEKYGLDVELVTFNDYVLPNEALSKGDIDANAFQHKPYLDQQIKDRGYKLVSVGNTFVYPIAGYSRKIKSLDELQPGAQVAVPNDPTNLGRSLLLLQKVGLIKLKDDIGLLPTVLDITENPKNLKIVELEAPQLPRSLDDDQIALAVINTTYASQINLTPAKDGIFVEDKDSPYVNMIVTREDNKDAENVKKFVQAYQSDEVNEAANKVFNGGAVKGW, from the coding sequence ATGTCTTTCAAGTTTAAAACCTTTGCGGCAGTAGGCGCCCTTCTCGGCACGCTGGCCCTGGCAGGTTGCGGTCAGGAAGAAAAAGATCCGAACCATATTAAAGTGGGCGTGATTGTGGGTGCGGAACAGCAGGTTGCTGAAGTCGCCAAAAAAGTCGCCAAAGAGAAATATGGTCTCGATGTCGAACTGGTGACCTTTAACGATTACGTGCTGCCGAACGAAGCGCTGAGCAAAGGCGACATCGACGCGAACGCCTTCCAGCACAAACCGTATCTGGATCAGCAGATCAAAGACCGCGGCTACAAGCTGGTTTCCGTGGGCAACACCTTCGTTTACCCGATCGCCGGTTACTCCCGCAAAATCAAATCGCTGGATGAGCTGCAACCGGGCGCGCAGGTTGCCGTGCCGAACGATCCGACCAACCTTGGCCGTTCCCTGCTGCTGCTGCAGAAAGTCGGCCTTATCAAGCTGAAAGACGATATCGGCTTGCTGCCGACCGTGCTGGATATCACCGAAAACCCGAAAAACCTGAAGATTGTCGAACTGGAAGCGCCGCAGCTGCCGCGCTCACTGGATGATGACCAGATTGCACTGGCGGTAATCAACACCACCTACGCCAGCCAGATCAACCTGACGCCAGCAAAAGACGGCATCTTTGTGGAAGACAAAGACTCCCCGTACGTAAACATGATCGTGACCCGCGAAGATAATAAAGACGCGGAAAACGTGAAGAAATTCGTTCAGGCTTACCAGTCTGACGAAGTGAATGAAGCCGCGAACAAAGTCTTCAACGGCGGCGCCGTCAAAGGCTGGTAA
- the rcsF gene encoding Rcs stress response system protein RcsF, with product MRALPICLLAFILSGCSVLSRSPVEPVQSTASPQKSEPVRQKTVRPAPVKIYTNAADLVGKPFRDLGEVSGESCQATNQDSPPNIPTARKRLQINASKMKANAVLLHSCEVTSGTPGCYRQAVCLGSALSVPTK from the coding sequence ATGCGTGCTTTACCGATCTGCCTTTTAGCGTTCATCCTGAGCGGCTGTTCCGTGCTAAGCAGATCCCCCGTAGAACCTGTTCAAAGCACCGCGTCGCCGCAAAAATCCGAGCCAGTTCGCCAGAAAACGGTTCGCCCCGCTCCTGTAAAAATCTATACCAACGCAGCCGATCTGGTTGGTAAACCCTTCCGCGATCTGGGCGAAGTGAGTGGCGAATCCTGCCAGGCCACTAACCAGGACTCTCCGCCGAATATCCCGACGGCCCGTAAGCGCCTGCAGATTAACGCCTCAAAAATGAAAGCGAACGCCGTTCTGCTGCACAGCTGTGAAGTGACCAGCGGCACGCCGGGCTGCTACCGCCAGGCCGTTTGCTTAGGGTCAGCCCTTAGCGTTCCGACCAAATGA
- the tsaA gene encoding tRNA (N6-threonylcarbamoyladenosine(37)-N6)-methyltransferase TrmO, producing the protein MTTFAFEQIGVIRSPYKEKFAVPRQPGLVNSARGELHLIAPYNQPDAVRGLEAFSHIWVVFVFHQTMEGGWRPTVRPPRLGGNARMGVFATRSTFRPNPVGMSLVELQGIRCEKDRVILTLGGLDLVDGTPVIDIKPYLPFAEALPDARAGYAREAPEAAVSVTFTDEIAQALPSLEKRYPRLGQFICEVLAQDPRPAYRKEEETGKSYAVWLLDFNVRWRVTPQGFEVYALEPR; encoded by the coding sequence ATGACGACTTTTGCGTTTGAGCAAATCGGCGTCATCCGCTCGCCTTATAAAGAAAAATTCGCCGTGCCGCGCCAGCCAGGACTGGTGAACAGCGCGCGCGGCGAGCTGCATTTAATCGCGCCGTATAATCAGCCTGATGCCGTACGCGGGCTGGAGGCGTTTAGCCATATCTGGGTCGTATTTGTTTTTCATCAGACGATGGAAGGCGGCTGGCGGCCCACCGTGCGCCCGCCACGCCTTGGCGGCAACGCCAGAATGGGCGTTTTCGCCACGCGTTCTACCTTTCGCCCGAACCCCGTCGGCATGTCGCTGGTTGAACTTCAGGGCATCCGCTGCGAAAAAGACCGCGTGATCCTGACGCTCGGCGGGCTGGATCTGGTGGACGGCACGCCGGTCATCGATATCAAACCCTATTTGCCTTTCGCCGAAGCGCTGCCCGATGCGCGCGCGGGCTATGCAAGGGAAGCACCGGAGGCGGCGGTATCCGTCACCTTTACTGATGAGATTGCGCAGGCCCTGCCGTCTCTTGAGAAACGCTACCCCCGGCTTGGTCAGTTCATCTGTGAAGTGCTCGCCCAGGATCCGCGTCCGGCTTACCGTAAAGAGGAAGAAACCGGCAAGAGCTACGCCGTCTGGTTGCTCGATTTCAATGTCCGCTGGCGGGTAACGCCGCAGGGCTTTGAGGTCTATGCCCTGGAGCCGCGTTAA